The Rhododendron vialii isolate Sample 1 chromosome 5a, ASM3025357v1 genome contains a region encoding:
- the LOC131325989 gene encoding uncharacterized protein LOC131325989: MDFALFSPSSLFDDNDDDETAKTHESYVERSHQFPGMELLIREFSFHELNANLLWPGTFSFAEWLVQQRSWVEGRRTIELGSGTGALAIFLRKSFQLDITTSDYDDQEIAENIAHNCSANGISPVLPHVKHSWGDAFPSAEPDWDLVIASDILLYVKQYANLIKTLSFLLKSYKPKANEADSKMINEQNGDKWLGLSYPAFLMSWRRRIGKEDESLFFNGCENAGLEVQHLGSRVYCIKPGATAKGTTRTSVLSCETAVQLVLS, translated from the exons ATGGATTTTGCTCTCTTCTCGCCGTCTTCTCTTTTCGATGACAACGATG ATGACGAAACGGCAAAGACTCATGAGAGCTACGTGGAGAGAAGTCACCAATTTCCTGGAATG GAGTTGCTCATTCGAGAATTCTCTTTCCACGAGCTGAATGCTAATTTGCTTTGGCCAGGGACATTTTCATTTGCAGAATGGTTGGTTCAGCAGAGGTCGTGGGTAGAAGGGCGCCGCACCATTGAATTGGGCAG TGGAACCGGAGCTTTGGCCATTTTCCTGAGAAAATCGTTCCAACTTGACATCACTACATCAGATTATGATGATCAAGAAATCGCAGAGAACATAGCTCATAATTGTAGTGCTAATGGCATTTCTCCTGTCCTTCCTCACGTGAAGC ATTCATGGGGGGATGCCTTTCCATCTGCTGAGCCCGATTGGGATCTGGTTATTGCTAGCGATATATTGTTGT ATGTGAAGCAGTATGCTAATCTAATAAAGACGCTGTCCTTTCTCCTCAAGTCTTACAAGCCTAAAGCTAATGAAGCAGATTCCAAGATGATTAATGAACAGAACGGAG ATAAGTGGTTGGGACTGTCCTATCCAGCATTTCTAATGAGTTGGAGACGCAGAATTGGAAAGGAGGACGAGTCACTTTTCTTCAATGGGTGTGAGAATGCAGGTCTTGAAGTACAACATTTAGGTTCCCGTGTGTATTGCATTAAGCCTGGAGCAACTGCCAAGGGAACAACCCGAACTTCAGTTCTCAGTTGCGAGACTGCGGTTCAACTCGTACTCTCTTGA
- the LOC131325991 gene encoding GDSL esterase/lipase WDL1-like isoform X2 → MLWRLSPIGYVPDIFLRGYAGWNSRRALQVLDLVFPKNAAVQPSLVIVYLGGNDSMRPSPSGLGPHVPLPEYIENMRKIAIHLKSLSEKTRVIFLGAPPVNEAKIREFTGNKFDKLGRTNEACRIYAEALVEMCQEMDVKSVNLWTAIQTRDDWLTACFTDGIHLSSEGSKIVVREILTVLKEADWEPNLHWKSLPTEFSEESPYDLVGPDGKTTINVSETNFHWENEWD, encoded by the exons ATGTTGTGGAGACTATCTCCAATCGGGTACGTTCCTG ATATTTTTCTGCGAGGATATGCGGGTTGGAATTCTAGGCGTGCTCTTCAAGTCCTTGATCTAGTTTTTCCCAAG AATGCAGCTGTACAGCCTTCTCTGGTGATAGTCTATCTTGGTGGTAACGATTCAATGCGTCCTAGCCCAAGCGGCCTGGGCCCTCACGTGCCTCTTCCAGAATATATTGAGAACATGAGGAAAATTGCTATTCATCTCAAG AGCCTTTCGGAGAAGACGCGCGTAATCTTTCTGGGTGCTCCTCCAGTGAATGAGGCAAAAATCCGCGAATTTACAGG TAACAAATTTGACAAGTTGGGTCGAACAAACGAGGCCTGCAGAATATATGCAGAAGCGCTAGTAGAGATGTGCCAAGAGATGGATGTCAAGTCGGTGAATCTATGGACAGCAATTCAGACAAGGGATGATTGGTTGACAGCATGCTTTAC GGATGGGATCCACTTATCATCGGAGGGAAGCAAGATCGTGGTGAGGGAGATATTGACAGTACTCAAAGAGGCCGATTGGGAGCCAAATCTGCACTGGAAGTCATTGCCAACAGAATTTTCTGAAGAGTCGCCATACGATCTTGTTGGTCCTGATGGTAAGACCACTATAAATGTCTCCGAGACCAACTTTCACTGGGAAAACGAATGGGATTAG
- the LOC131325991 gene encoding GDSL esterase/lipase WDL1-like isoform X1, with amino-acid sequence MVGPSRPQFVLFGSSIVQFSYSDEGWGAILADIYSRKADIFLRGYAGWNSRRALQVLDLVFPKNAAVQPSLVIVYLGGNDSMRPSPSGLGPHVPLPEYIENMRKIAIHLKSLSEKTRVIFLGAPPVNEAKIREFTGNKFDKLGRTNEACRIYAEALVEMCQEMDVKSVNLWTAIQTRDDWLTACFTDGIHLSSEGSKIVVREILTVLKEADWEPNLHWKSLPTEFSEESPYDLVGPDGKTTINVSETNFHWENEWD; translated from the exons atggtgggACCATCGCGGCCACAATTCGTTCTGTTCGGTTCATCGATAGTGCAGTTCAGTTACAGTGATGAAGGATGGGGTGCTATTCTCGCCGATATCTATTCTCGAAAG GCAGATATTTTTCTGCGAGGATATGCGGGTTGGAATTCTAGGCGTGCTCTTCAAGTCCTTGATCTAGTTTTTCCCAAG AATGCAGCTGTACAGCCTTCTCTGGTGATAGTCTATCTTGGTGGTAACGATTCAATGCGTCCTAGCCCAAGCGGCCTGGGCCCTCACGTGCCTCTTCCAGAATATATTGAGAACATGAGGAAAATTGCTATTCATCTCAAG AGCCTTTCGGAGAAGACGCGCGTAATCTTTCTGGGTGCTCCTCCAGTGAATGAGGCAAAAATCCGCGAATTTACAGG TAACAAATTTGACAAGTTGGGTCGAACAAACGAGGCCTGCAGAATATATGCAGAAGCGCTAGTAGAGATGTGCCAAGAGATGGATGTCAAGTCGGTGAATCTATGGACAGCAATTCAGACAAGGGATGATTGGTTGACAGCATGCTTTAC GGATGGGATCCACTTATCATCGGAGGGAAGCAAGATCGTGGTGAGGGAGATATTGACAGTACTCAAAGAGGCCGATTGGGAGCCAAATCTGCACTGGAAGTCATTGCCAACAGAATTTTCTGAAGAGTCGCCATACGATCTTGTTGGTCCTGATGGTAAGACCACTATAAATGTCTCCGAGACCAACTTTCACTGGGAAAACGAATGGGATTAG